Proteins encoded by one window of Cylindrospermum stagnale PCC 7417:
- a CDS encoding response regulator transcription factor has translation MPHVLLVDDEVSLRESLTYTLQKEGYTVTTAADGHSAIKQFHKEVPDVILLDLMLPEVSGMEVCWRIRAFSDVPIVMLTAKDQDIDKIWGLEAGADDYVTKPFNTRELLARVKAVLRRRSGD, from the coding sequence ATGCCGCACGTCTTACTGGTGGATGACGAAGTATCCTTACGCGAGAGCCTTACCTACACGCTGCAAAAAGAAGGTTATACCGTGACAACAGCAGCAGATGGGCATAGTGCCATCAAACAGTTCCACAAAGAAGTGCCGGATGTAATTTTGCTTGACCTGATGCTACCAGAGGTTAGCGGTATGGAAGTTTGTTGGCGAATTCGGGCGTTTTCAGATGTTCCGATCGTCATGCTAACAGCTAAAGATCAGGATATTGATAAAATTTGGGGCTTGGAAGCAGGAGCAGATGATTATGTCACCAAGCCATTTAACACCCGTGAACTGCTGGCACGAGTAAAAGCAGTGTTGCGCCGTCGTTCTGGGGATTAA